A segment of the Anopheles cruzii chromosome 2, idAnoCruzAS_RS32_06, whole genome shotgun sequence genome:
CTGTTCCGCTGGATCGAGGAGCGGCGGGCGCGGCGCAAGATTGTCGAAACGACCGACATCTACGTGAAGGACGAGGACGCGGTGAAcaacattttcttcgcccagcAGGTGGTTCCGAACAGTTGCGCGACCCACGCGCTgctctcggtgctgctgaACTGTTCCGACATCGACCTCGGGACCACCGTCAGCCGGCTGAAGGTGCACACGAAGGGTATGGGGCCGGAGAACAAGGGTTGGGCGATCGGCAACACGCCGGAGCTGGCCTGTGCGCACAACTCGCACGCGATGCCGCAGGCACGGCGCCGGATGGACCGCACCTCGGGCGTCAGCACCGGGCGCTTCACGGGCGAAGCGTTCCACTTCGTGTCGTTCGTGCCGATCGATGGCCATCTGTTCGAGCTCGACGGACTGAAACCGTTCCCGATGGACCACGGACCGTGGGGCGAGCGGGAAGCGTGGACGGACAAGTTCCGGCGCGTCATGTCCGACCGGCTGGGCATCACGACCGGCGAGCAGGACATTCGCTTCAACCTGATGGCGGTCGTACCGGACCGGCGGATTGCCATCACCCACAAGCTGAAGATGCTCCGCACGAACCAAACGATCGTATCGGCCGCGCTGGAGAAGCTGCTGAAATCGGAAAAGCGTGAGTCCGCCGGCGGGGCCAcctcatcggcggcggtgaagaAAGAACCGGTGGCCGAGACGGTGTTGGTTAAGAAGGAACCGGGATCGCCCGTAAAGCTCTCGTCGGAGTACTCGGAGCTGCTGGCCATTAAGGAGGAGaaaccgacggtggccgacgatgacgaatcggcacagcagcagcacccgacgccttcctcgtcgtcctcggtgccGATCTCGCGGGACCTGGAATCGTTCGTGTCGCTCAACAATTCGTCCGACTCGGTGGAGATTGTAGAAGAGGGAAGCGCGATCAAGCAGGAACCGGACCCGCATGACccatcgccaccgtcaccgccaccatcgTTCATCGGGGCGGGCACATTCTCGCCGAAGGAcctgctgtcgctgctgaAGAACCTCGAGTCGGAGATTACCATCACCGAGCAGCATCTGTGCGACGAGAACGAGAAGCGTGACCGGTTCAAGCTGGACGACTGCCGGCGGACCCACAACTACGACGAGTTTATCTGCACCTTCCTGTCCATGCTGGCCCACCAGGGCGTGCTGGCCGAGCTCGTGTCGCAGGATCTCATCACGAGCCGCAAACCGAACGTGGGCGGCATGCAAGCCAGCGCCAGCCGAGCCATCTCCCGTAGCTACAAaaaggccgccgccaccaccaacggaaCGTCGGGTCCGAAGACGCCCGGCGCGAAACGACGGCGCGGTCGGGCCAAGTGCCGCAAACGGAAGTGAAGACTGTCCTCTttcacccacacacaaa
Coding sequences within it:
- the LOC128277846 gene encoding ubiquitin carboxyl-terminal hydrolase calypso isoform X2, translating into MPVDINRLTDGWLELESDPGLFTLLLEDFGVKGVQVEEIYDLQKNLEGQVYGFIFLFRWIEERRARRKIVETTDIYVKDEDAVNNIFFAQQVVPNSCATHALLSVLLNCSDIDLGTTVSRLKVHTKGMGPENKGWAIGNTPELACAHNSHAMPQARRRMDRTSGVSTGRFTGEAFHFVSFVPIDGHLFELDGLKPFPMDHGPWGEREAWTDKFRRVMSDRLGITTGEQDIRFNLMAVVPDRRIAITHKLKMLRTNQTIVSAALEKLLKSEKQGSAIKQEPDPHDPSPPSPPPSFIGAGTFSPKDLLSLLKNLESEITITEQHLCDENEKRDRFKLDDCRRTHNYDEFICTFLSMLAHQGVLAELVSQDLITSRKPNVGGMQASASRAISRSYKKAAATTNGTSGPKTPGAKRRRGRAKCRKRK
- the LOC128277846 gene encoding ubiquitin carboxyl-terminal hydrolase calypso isoform X1; its protein translation is MPVDINRLTDGWLELESDPGLFTLLLEDFGVKGVQVEEIYDLQKNLEGQVYGFIFLFRWIEERRARRKIVETTDIYVKDEDAVNNIFFAQQVVPNSCATHALLSVLLNCSDIDLGTTVSRLKVHTKGMGPENKGWAIGNTPELACAHNSHAMPQARRRMDRTSGVSTGRFTGEAFHFVSFVPIDGHLFELDGLKPFPMDHGPWGEREAWTDKFRRVMSDRLGITTGEQDIRFNLMAVVPDRRIAITHKLKMLRTNQTIVSAALEKLLKSEKRESAGGATSSAAVKKEPVAETVLVKKEPGSPVKLSSEYSELLAIKEEKPTVADDDESAQQQHPTPSSSSSVPISRDLESFVSLNNSSDSVEIVEEGSAIKQEPDPHDPSPPSPPPSFIGAGTFSPKDLLSLLKNLESEITITEQHLCDENEKRDRFKLDDCRRTHNYDEFICTFLSMLAHQGVLAELVSQDLITSRKPNVGGMQASASRAISRSYKKAAATTNGTSGPKTPGAKRRRGRAKCRKRK